One Cucurbita pepo subsp. pepo cultivar mu-cu-16 chromosome LG11, ASM280686v2, whole genome shotgun sequence DNA window includes the following coding sequences:
- the LOC111806133 gene encoding WD repeat-containing protein DWA2-like, giving the protein MVSVASAMQGGSSGIGYGLKYQARCIADVIADTDHTSFITGTLSLKDENEVHLIRISSSGSELICEGLFSHPNEIWDLASCPFDQRIFSTVFSTGENFEAAIWQIPELYGELNSPQLERVTSLDEHASKINCVLWWPSGRHDKLISIDEENILLWSLDCSRKIAQVQSKESAGLLHYLSGGTWDPHDSNAIAATSESSVQFWDLRTMKKSDSIACSAYVRNVDYNPKKKHLLVTAEDETGISIWDLRKPKVPIQQLPGHTHWTCAVRCNPEFEGLILSAGTDSAVNLWLASMTDGELKSERTIDSPRCPVDPLLHSYSDYEDSVYGLAWSSREPWIFASLSYDGRVVVESVKPFLSR; this is encoded by the exons ATGGTGTCTGTCGCTTCCGCCATGCAAGGTGGTTCATCAGGCATCGGCTACGGGCTGAAGTACCAG GCTCGGTGCATCGCCGATGTCATAGCAGATACTGATCATACCAGTTTCATCACAGGCACTCTCAGTCTCAAAGACGAAAATGAG GTGCATTTGATTCGGATTTCATCGAGTGGATCAGAGCTTATATGCGAAGGTTTGTTTTCTCACCCCAATGAGATCTGGGACCTGGCGTCTTGCCCCTTCGACCAGCGCATTTTCTCTACCGTTTTCTCCACTg GTGAAAACTTTGAGGCAGCAATATGGCAAATCCCTGAGTTATATGGTGAATTGAATTCTCCTCAGTTGGAACGGGTTACATCCCTTGATGAACATGCTAGTAAGATCAATTG CGTTCTTTGGTGGCCATCTGGAAGACATGATAAGCTGATCAGCATTGACgaggaaaatattttactatGGAGCTTGGATTGTTCAAGAAAGATTGCTCAG GTACAATCGAAGGAGTCAGCTGGGCTGCTTCATTATTTGTCTGGAGGAACGTGGGATCCACATGATTCAAATGCCATTGCAGCAACTAGTGAATCATCCGTTCAATTTTGGGATTTAAGGACAATGAA GAAGTCAGACTCGATTGCATGCTCTGCGTATGTTCGCAACGTGGATTACAACCCCAAAAAGAAACATTTGCTT GTAACTGCTGAGGATGAAACTGGAATATCTATCTGGGACCTTAGAAAGCCAAAAGTCCCGATCCAACAACTTCCTGGGCATACCCACTG GACATGTGCTGTTCGTTGTAATCCTGAATTTGAAGGGCTAATCTTG AGTGCCGGTACTGATTCGGCTGTCAACTTATGGTTGGCATCCATGACTGATGGCGAACTAAAATCTGAAAG GACGATTGATTCACCACGATGTCCAGTTGATCCATTACTGCATTCTTACAGTGACTACGAAGACAGTGTTTATG gCCTTGCTTGGAGCTCTCGTGAGCCTTGGATCTTTGCATCACTGTCCTATGATGGGAGG GTCGTTGTAGAATCAGTGAAGCCTTTTCTCTCGAGATAA
- the LOC111805543 gene encoding uncharacterized protein LOC111805543, whose protein sequence is MVGVFRRSLSFQPGSAAARHPNPRISRHLRSISLPCRSHPLISSLNDEIANLKSWPSTDHRNAAWLCSGLNAVKLVHDYLDDILQLPQSRESICRFSTWVENVLEDFLQFIDAYGIFQSLVLTFREEHVAARVAMRRNNEMKLDMYKKARKRMGKETTKLGSVVRVVTVTEVPEEELAVAIKGVMEVTGMVSVAMFEGIGTSLGWRRNRWMRKGKKVENGILEFMEVSNNGDNEVKVRMEKMKDLEEWIGSIENVTEKLLRTLMNTRVSILNALSH, encoded by the coding sequence ATGGTGGGTGTTTTTCGCCGCTCTCTTTCTTTCCAGCCGGGCTCCGCCGCCGCCCGTCACCCGAACCCCCGAATCTCCCGCCATCTCCGATCCATTAGTTTACCATGCAGATCCCACCCCTTGATCTCTTCCCTCAACGACGAGATCGCCAATCTCAAATCCTGGCCGTCCACCGACCACCGTAACGCCGCTTGGCTATGCAGTGGTCTCAACGCCGTGAAGCTCGTACATGACTATCTTGACGACATACTCCAACTCCCACAATCACGCGAGTCAATATGTCGATTCTCGACATGGGTCGAAAACGTTCTAGAAGACTTCCTTCAATTCATCGACGCGTATGGAATCTTCCAAAGCCTTGTCCTCACCTTCCGAGAGGAGCATGTGGCGGCGCGTGTGGCCATGCGGAGAAATAACGAGATGAAATTAGACATGTACAAGAAAGCCCGGAAACGAATGGGAAAAGAAACGACTAAATTGGGTTCGGTTGTTCGAGTTGTGACGGTAACAGAGGTTCCTGAGGAGGAGCTCGCGGTGGCGATTAAGGGCGTGATGGAGGTGACGGGGATGGTTTCGGTGGCGATGTTCGAGGGGATCGGGACGTCGTTGGGATGGAGACGGAATAGGTGGATGAGGAAGGGGAAGAAGGTGGAGAATGGGATATTGGAGTTCATGGAAGTGAGTAACAATGGCGATAATGAAGTGAAGGTGAGGatggagaagatgaaggaTTTGGAGGAGTGGATTGGAAGCATTGAGAATGTGACTGAAAAGCTCTTAAGAACTTTGATGAACACTAGGGTTTCTATACTCAATGCTCTCTCACATTAa
- the LOC111805065 gene encoding nitrate regulatory gene2 protein-like, whose protein sequence is MGCASSKLDNLPAVALCRDRCKFLDQALVFTHSLIDSHSAYADSLNKVASSLRRLFDQDGESCGGGGGDLKCPPPPSAAPSSERFDSDSDSDSESDDEEDGCFTQEKPRSPQIGNLMFSNYDSARGQPPPPPPTGSSWDFFNFFETYERYEQPNFNWDREGQDQKPGTTRVVTNKKKKQKKPPVVAPPEKLNQPEKKIDESKMGVVDLMREIKCSFEKASESSNSISKLLSYGQRMSFCKDSRTSSRGLLSTLKKLCVWEQKLYLEVKALERLRMILEKKCRQLKNLVEKNADDRKIDSVRSSIRNLSIKLNVSIQVVDRISITISKLRDEEFLAEMNELIHGLQSMWKAMSEAHKQQTQALTDAKPFESVLNGALDDAHLEAAMDLKLELENWRSNFVNLITTQKDCIKALNGWLLRCLLHEPEPEETPNGGCPPPFSPARIGAPPVFVIAYLWSDTADKFSDKDVSEAIQGVVSKLDEALEQQSWDLQRLSLGNRDLEKKIKAKKMNQEIEEKTTAAVAAGTVHKVGKFNGCEIQQGVRQVFVGLTMFCGDSITAYEELCSSAIAQSQPGPP, encoded by the exons ATGGGCTGCGCTTCCTCCAAGCTCGACAATCTTCCGGCGGTGGCTCTTTGCCGTGACCGCTGCAAATTCCTTGACCAAGCTCTCGTTTTTACCCATTCCCTTATTGATTCCCACTCTGCTTATGCTGATTCACTCAACAAAGTCGCCTCCTCTCTCCGCCGTTTGTTTGACCAAGATGGTGAAAgctgcggcggcggcggtggagaTTTGAAATGTCCTCCTCCGCCGTCTGCCGCTCCTTCATCGGAGCGATttgattctgattctgattccGATTCGGAATCGGACGATGAAGAAGATGGGTGTTTTACACAAGAGAAACCACGATCTCCCCAGATCGGAAACTTAATGTTCTCGAATTATGATTCGGCGAGGGGAcagccaccgccgccgccgccgactGGCTCATCATGggatttcttcaatttcttcgaAACCTACGAGAGATACGAACAACCCAATTTCAATTGGGACCGTGAAGGACAAGATCAAAAACCAGGAACAACAAGAGTTGTAacgaacaagaagaagaagcagaagaaacCGCCGGTGGTGGCTCCGCCGGAGAAATTAAACCAACCGGAGAAGAAAATCGATGAATCGAAAATGGGTGTTGTGGATTTAATGAGAGAAATCAAGTGTTCGTTTGAAAAAGCATCTGAATCCAGCAATTCCATCTCCAAGCTGCTTTCTTATGGCCAAAGAATGAGTTTCTGCAAAG ATTCAAGAACAAGCTCTCGAGGGCTGCTATCTACCTTGAAGAAGCTCTGTGTTTGGGAGCAGAAACTGTACCTGGAAGTGAag GCTTTGGAGAGACTGCGTATGATTCTTGAAAAGAAATGCCGGCAGCTAAAGAATTTGGTGGAGAAGAACGCCGATGATCGGAAAATTGATTCAGTTCGTAGCTCGATCAGAAAT TTATCGATCAAATTGAATGTTTCAATTCAGGTGGTTGATCGGATTTCGATAACCATTAGTAAGCTGAGGGATGAAGAATTCTTGGCagaaatgaatgaattgattCATGG ATTACAGAGCATGTGGAAAGCCATGTCGGAAGCTCACAAGCAGCAAACCCAAGCATTAACGGACGCCAAACCCTTCGAATCAGTCCTCAACGGCGCCTTGGACGACGCGCATCTGGAAGCCGCCATGGATTTAAAGCTCGAGCTCGAGAATTGGAGATCAAATTTCGTGAACTTAATCACCACGCAAAAGGATTGCATCAAAGCTCTCAACGGTTGGCTACTCCGGTGTCTATTACACGAACCCGAGCCGGAAGAAACCCCGAATGGCGGCTGTCCGCCGCCATTCTCTCCGGCGAGAATCGGTGCTCCTCCTGTATTCGTAATAGCGTACCTCTGGTCCGACACGGCCGACAAATTCTCCGACAAGGATGTCTCTGAGGCTATACAGGGGGTGGTGTCGAAGTTGGACGAGGCGCTGGAGCAGCAGAGTTGGGATTTGCAGAGATTGTCGTTGGGGAACAGAgatttggagaagaagattaaggcgaagaagatgaatcaagaaattgaggagaagacaacggcggcggtggcggcgggGACTGTGCATAAAGTGGGGAAGTTTAATGGGTGTGAGATTCAACAGGGGGTGCGGCAGGTTTTTGTGGGGTTGACGATGTTTTGTGGGGACTCCATTACAGCATACGAGGAGCTCTGTTCTTCAGCCATAGCTCAGAGCCAGCCAGGTCCGCCATAG
- the LOC111806109 gene encoding probable serine/threonine-protein kinase At4g35230: MGCCGSSLQRAHSLGGTNNHAPLPQNNSQSHPSNGSSDPAAGYGGCGGGGGGVPAFSEFSFADLKAATNNFSSDYIVSESGEKAPNVVYKGRLQNQSNRRWIAVKKFTKLAWPDPKQFAEEASGVGKLRHKRLANLIGYCCEGDERLLIAEYMPNDTLAKHLFHWENQTIEWAMRLRVALHMAKALDYCSSQERPLYHDLNAYRVLFDENGDPRLSCFGLMKNSRDGKSYSTNLAYTPPEYLRNGRVTAESVIFSFGTVLLDLLSGKHIPPSHALDMIRGKNIILLMDSHLEGNFSTAEATVVFDLASRCLQYEPRDRPNTKDLVATLEPLQNKPDVPSYVMLGIPKHEEAPPTPQHPLTPMGDACTRMDLTAIHQILVMTHYKDDEGTNELSFQEWTQQMRDMLEARKRGDLAFRDKDFKTAIDCYSQFIDVGTMVSPTVYARRSLCYLLCDQPDAALRDAMQAQCVYPDWSTSFYMQAVALAKLDMHKDAADMLNEAAALEEKRQKGGRGS; this comes from the exons ATGGGCTGCTGTGGATCGTCCTTACAAAGGGCTCACAGTCTAGGAGGCACAAACAATCATGCCCCTCTTCCCCAAAACAATTCCCAATCACATCCTTCTAATGGCTCTTCTGATCCTGCAGCCGGCTACGGCGGttgcggcggcggcggcggcggcgtcCCTGCTTTCTCCGAGTTCTCCTTCGCCGACCTCAAGGCTGCTACCAACAATTTCAGCTCGGATTACATCGTTTCCGAGAGCGGCGAGAAAGCCCCCAATGTCGTTTACAAAGGACGCCTTCAAAACCAGAGCAATCGCCGCTGGATCGCCGTCAAGAAGTTCACTAAGTTAGCTTGGCCTGACCCCAAACAGTTCGCT GAGGAAGCATCAGGGGTGGGTAAATTGCGGCATAAAAGGCTAGCGAATCTTATTGGGTATTGCTGTGAAGGCGATGAGAGGCTTCTTATTGCGGAGTATATGCCCAATGACACCCTCGCAAAGCATCTGTTCCATT GGGAGAATCAGACGATTGAGTGGGCTATGAGATTGAGAGTTGCTTTACATATGGCTAAGGCATTAGATTACTGTAGCTCTCAGGAACGTCCATTGTATCATGATTTGAATGCGTATAGAGTTCTATTTGATGAG AATGGTGATCCTCGGCTTTCTTGTTTTGGATTGATGAAGAACAGCCGGGATGGTAAAAGTTATAGCACTAATCTTGCATATACTCCACCTGAATATTTAAGAAATG GACGAGTGACTGCAGAAAGTGTTATCTTTAGCTTTGGAACTGTGCTCTTAGATCTACTAAGTGGCAAGCACATCCCTCCTAGTCAT GCACTCGATATGATACGAGGCAAAaacattattcttttaatgGATTCGCATTTGGAGGGTAACTTTTCAACTGCGGAGGCAACTGTCGTTTTTGATCTTGCTTCACGATGCTTACAATATGAACCTCGGGATCGGCCAAATACTAAGGACCTTGTTGCGACCCTCGAACCCTTACAAAATAAACCTGAT GTTCCATCTTATGTGATGCTAGGAATTCCAAAGCATGAGGAAGCGCCTCCAACGCCACAACATCCTCTCACTCCAATGGGCGATGCTTGTACGAGGATGGATCTCACTGCTATCCATCAGATTTTGGTAATGACACACTACAAAGACGACGAAGGAACAAACGAG TTGTCTTTCCAAGAATGGACTCAACAAATGAGAGACATGTTGGAGGCAAGGAAGCGTGGGGACTTGGCATTTCGTGACAAGGATTTTAAAACAGCAATTGACTGTTATTCTCAG TTCATTGATGTTGGCACCATGGTTTCTCCCACTGTTTATGCACGACGGAGCCTATGTTATCTTCTTTGTGACCAACCCGACGCTGCTCTTCGAGACGCGATGCAAGCCCAATGTGTTTACCCCGATTGGTCGACTTCATTTTACATGCAGGCCGTTGCGCTTGCCAAGCTAGATATGCACAAGGACGCAGCCGACATGTTGAACGAGGCTGCTGCATTAGAAGAGAAACGACAAAAAGGCGGCCGAGGATCTTGA